The Chiloscyllium plagiosum isolate BGI_BamShark_2017 chromosome 14, ASM401019v2, whole genome shotgun sequence genome segment NNNNNNNNNNNNNNNNNNNNNNNNNNNNNNNNNNNNNNNNNNNNNNNNNNNNNNNNNNNNNNNNNNNNNNNNNNNNNNNNNNNNNNNNNNNNNNNNNNNNNNNNNNNNNNNNNNNNNNNNNNNNNNNNNNNNNNNNNNNNNNNNNNNNNNNNNNNNNNNNNNNNNNNNNNNNNNNNNNNNNNNNNNNNNNNNNNNNNNNNNNNNNNNNNNNNNNNNNNNNNNNNNNNNNNNNNNNNNNNNNNNNNNNNNNNNNNNNNNNNNNNNNNNNNNNNNNNNNNNNNNNNNNNNNNNNNNNNNNNNNNNNNNNNNNNNNNNNNNNNNNNNNNNNNNNNNNNNNNNNNNNNNNNNNNNNNNNNNNNNNNNNNNNNNNNNNNNNNNNNNNNNNNNNNNNNNNNNNNNNNNNNNNNNNNNNNNNNNNNNNNNNNNNNNNNNNNNNNNNNNNNNNNNNNNNNNNNNNNNNNNNNNNNNNNNNNNNNNNNNNNNNNNNNNNNNNNNNNNNNNNNNNNNNNNNNNNNNNNNNNNNNNNNNNNNNNNNNNNNNNNNNNNNNNNNNNNNNNNNNNNNNNNNNNNNNNNNNNNNNNNNNNNNNNNNNNNNNNNNNNNNNNNNNNNNNNNNNNNNNNNNNNNNNNNNNNNNNNNNNNNNNNNNNNNNNNNNNNNNNNNNNNNNNNNNNNNNNNNNNNNNNNNNNNNNNNNNNNNNNNNNNNNNNNNNNNNNNNNNNNNNNNNNNNNNNNNNNNNNNNNNNNNNNNNNNNNNNNNNNNNNNNNNNNNNNNNNNNNNNNNNNNNNNNNNNNNNNNNNNNNNNNNNNNNNNNNNNNNNNNNNNNNNNNNNNNNNNNNNNNNNNNNNNNNNNNNNNNNNNNNNNNNNNNNNNNNNNNNNNNNNNNNNNNNNNNNNNNNNNNNNNNNNNNNNNNNNNNNNNNNNNNNNNNNNNNNNNNNNNNNNNNNNNNNNNNNNNNNNNNNNNNNNNNNNNNNNNNNNNNNNNNNNNNNNNNNNNNNNNNNNNNNNNNNNNNNNNNNNNNNNNNNNNNNNNNNNNNNNNNNNNNNaagaccactccctccgtgactccctcgtcaggtccacaccccccaccaacccaacctccaatcccagcaccttcccctgcaaccgcaagaaatgcaaaacttgcgcccacacctccccccttacttccctccaaggcaccaagggatacttccatatctgccacaaattcacctgcacctccacacacaccattttTTGCATCCgctgcctcctctatattggggagacatgccacctacttgcggaacgtttcagagaacacctctgggacacccggaccaaccaccccatggctcaacacttcaacgcccctcccccaagtccctcctccctaccttttatcttagactgctggacacactttcatcattcctgattgaggtgcataaggaggaggtgttagcaattctggaaagtataaaaacagataagtcccctgggccagatgggatttatcctaggattctcagagaagccagggaggagattgctgagcccatggctttgatatttatgtcatcattatctacagaatagtgctagaagactggaggatagcaaatgttgtttccttgttcaagaaagagagtagagacaaccctagaaattatagatctgtgagccttacctggttgtgggtgaagtgttggaaagggaagagataggatttataatcatctacaaaggaataatttgagtcaacacagttttgtgaaaggtaagttgtgcctcacaaaccttattgagttctttgagaaggtgaccaaataggtggatgagggtaaagtggatgatgtggtgtatttggatttcaataaggcttttgataaggttcctcacagtagggtggcatggtggctcagtggttagcactgctgcctgacagtgctagggacccaggtttgattccaccttgagagactatttgtgtggagtttgcacattctccccatgtctgagtgggcttcctccagggggtccagtttcttcccacaatccaaagatatgcaagttaggtgaattggccaagctaaattgccccatagtgttcaaggatatgtagattaggtgcattagtcagaggaaatgtagtgtaatgagtctgggtgggatactcttcagagggatggtatggacttgttgagccaaagggcctgtttccacactggaggaatcctaattctaattctaggcttttgcacaaaatacagaggcatgggattgaagatgatttagctgtttggatcagaaattgctagctcaaagaaaacagagggttgtggttgatgggaaatattcatcctggaattcagttactagtggggtactgcaaggatctgttttgggtccactgttgttagTCATATTTGTAAATGACCTGAATGATGGCATAGAAGGatcagttagtaaatttgcagatgacactaaggttggtagagttgtggatagtgacgaaggatgttgtaggttacagagacatagataagctgcagagctggactgagagatggcaaatggagtttaatgtggaaaagtgagaggtgattcactttggaaggagtaaaggaatgcagagtactgggctaatggtaagattcttggtagtgtggatgagcagagagacctctgtgtccaggtgcatagatctttgaaagttgccaccaaggttgatgggtttgttaagaaggcatatggtgtgttagtttttattggtagagagattgagtttcggaaccaagagatcatgctgcagctgtacaaaacttaaATGCGGCCACATTTGaggtattgcatacagttctggtcatcacattataggaaggatgtggaagctttggaaagggttcagatttactgggatgttgtctggtatggagggaaggtcttccaagaaatggctgagggacttgaggctgttttcatcagagagggggaggttaaaaggtgacttaattgagacatatgagaccatcagagggttagatcaggttggacagtgagagcatttttcctcggatggcaatggctagcacatcagagagggggaggttaaaaggtgacttaattgagacatatgagaccatcagagggttagatcaggttggacagtgagatggcaatggctagcatgagggaatataactttaaattgaggggtgatagatataggacagatgtcagaggtagtttctttactcagagtagtaggggcgtggaacgcactgcctgcaacagtggtagtaTTATTTTTGGGGGCaatcataaaaggatcaagaaccagagggcaccGTTATAAAGAAACGAAAGTTattaaagaagcaaatgcaatttGAGTAGAAAGTTCTCAAGTTTGTAATTAGGGTTTGGAATACGCTGTCGAGAAGTGTGGgcggaggcattcaagagggtattggatgattatttaaatagaaacaatatgtagggtcagagggaaatggcagaagactGGCGCGGGGTTGAAACGCGAAGAGCCGATGCAGACGCAGTGGGcggaatagcctcctcctgcaccgcactaacaattctgtgatttatttCCACCACCTTCGGCTGAAGGGCGCCTGATATACCCGGAACATTTTTAACTTGACAAGCCTGATAACTTCTGTACTGATTAGCAATATTATACTTTTGCCGCTGAAAGTTGAAGTTTCCTTTGGAAAGTTCATAGAATAATTTAAAATCGCAATTTGCCGTGAAGGCACAAGTTTATTCCGCCACTTTCTGCTGGAGGGCGCCTGACGTTTCCGGAACATTTTTAACTTGACAAGTCTTCCGGTCTGTCACGTTGTATGGCTCTTCCGTCTGAGTGGGCTCCCTTAGTAACCGGACCTAAACGGtatgtttaacttttaattttttaaattaaaattttaatattaTGACTCGGGATTTGCTAAGAGGCTGATACATCAGTTGTTAATTTAACAATGGAGATCGTTTGTTTTTGCTAAACAAAGGTActgaagaatatgggccaaagtcCATGAGTTGGTATATGGTTCATGGTATATGGAGTTAAgctatagatcagccatgatctcattgaatgtcggAACAGGCTCcacaggctgaatggctttctcttgCCCTGTGTTCCTCAACGTTTTCTTTAAATGGTGATCATGTCAGAAGTGGGCATCCCGTCAAATCTCTTCCAGTCAAACTGATATCTTACCCGGCAAGTTTATTAAAATGTTGGAATTGCTTCTGCGGCCAGTTGTTGTATGTGCTACTGACAGGGTTGTGTTTTctttaattaaaatgtatttaaatagaaTAAAACgtataaattatttatttagaaTTGCATTGAAGTATTTAATGTAGAAAGATTCCAGCCCGATGCATCCAGTTAGTGCGCCGGTCGGATGGTCAGTATCGAAAGGGGGGGAAATGTTTGCTGTGTGGCATGACCAGCTGGGTTAATGGCGGACTTCATATCCCAGAGTGCAGCGCGATGGTGAATCAGCCCTCTCGCTGTGGTGCATGCGCACACTTCATTCACAAACTGGCCTCCATCAGTATCTGCAGAAGAGAAACTCTGCAAGTCTTACTGAGTCTTCACCTCGGCAACCTcgcatctctctctcttctggaTCATGGTAAACCCAGGAAAGCTTTAAATCCTGcaactacaaaaaaaaaccttcgTGTTCAATTACCTTTCATGTTCCTGACCCTCCTGGCCTTTGTCACATCTTCCTACTCTACTGCCTTCTGAGACCTCAGCACTTGACCAGTTCTGAATTCTTATGCAACCCTAATTTTTTAATTGCTCTGAGATTGGCTACTGTATCGAGAAAAGAACAGAAGTAAACCTTTCAGTCCCTCCATActtctctaccattcaataagatcatggctaatctttgtttcaaatttcatgTTCTGATCTACTCCCAATAACTTTTGATTCCCCTGtgtaacaagaatctatccaactctgtcttaaaaatcTTCAATAACCTGACCTCCATCAACCTCTGAGATAGAAAGTTTCAAAGTCACACAACCTTCTGTGATAAAAACAATTCTCCTCAGTTCTGCCCTGAAAGGGCAACCCCTAATGTTAAAACAGTGCCCCTGAAGTTTGGACtgacctacaagaggaaacatcctttctttgTCCCCCTTGTAAATACCATTCacgatcttatacatttcaattaaattGACCCTTACACAGAAAGTGGGAGgagtttggaacacactgccggggtagtggtggaggcagatacatagGGGCATTTAATtgacttttagataagtacataaatatgcaaggaatggaaggatatggaccaaggacaggcagaaggcaATAATTTAACTTCGTGTCATGTTCAGCTGAAGGgcaagtagggagaccaaaactgcacactgtattcaAGATGTGATTTCATCAATGCCCTGCAATTTCAACTGTCTGGCTCCTGTAAAGAAAAAGAGCAGAAATAGTTCATGTTGCtgttcaaacctgctccaccattcaataagatcgtggttgatcaggttgtggtctaaGCACAACCTGCTGTCTAACCTCCATAACACTTGACTCCCTTGATTATTGAAACCTATCTAACTCAACCTTGGATAAATTTCAAGACCAGCCTTCTGTTCCTGctgaagaagagaattccacagtccaTCAAATgtctgagagaaaatatttctcctcatctctgtcttaagagGGAGACATCTTATTTGTAACATTATGCtaaaaactaggggacataatttaagaatctcctccttaaatctctccacctctttcctcttttaagatgTTTATTTAAAATGATCTCTGACCAATCAGATTTTGATTGCCTGTCAGAGTCAAATTTTGTTttcctcctgtgaagtgcctggAGTGACTTCAGTGTGTGAAAGGTGCTCTATAAGTCCAAGTTGTTGTTGGTTTGACCTCTCTGGTCAGATACCAAGGTGTCCTTGCTTGCAGAGGAGTGTGCACAGAGGCTAGGTTTGGATGTGATGCCATATGAGATCAACAATCTCCTTGCCATCAAAGCTTGTGAGTTTCACTGACCATTACACATAGACATATTAGCCAGGGATCAAGATGGACCAAGGTTCTCAAGCACACACAAGAAATAGGGGCAGAAAGgcaccattcagccccttgaccttGCTTCACCATTGACAAAATCATGGATGAGCTGATTTGGCCTCAACAACACATTACTGTCTACCATACCACCAGCCCTCCTCACTACGCATATCCCTTGACTCTCCTGTCTATCAAAgtgaggcacagtggttagcactgctgcctcacagcgccaaagacctgggttcaattcccacctcaggcgacatgaatgtgtggagtttgcacattctccctgtgcctgcgtgggtttcctccgggtgctccggtttcctcccacagtccaaagatgtgcaggccaggtgaattggccatgctaaattgcccgaagtgttaggtgcaggggtaaatgtaggggaatgggtctgggtcggtgcgcttcggcaggtcggtgtggacttgttgggccgaagggcctgtttccacactgtaagtaatctaatctgagctaatctaatcaaatcaataatctgtctaactcagcattgaacatattcaatgacctagCCCCCACTATTCCTGAGAGAAGAGAATTCTGAACACAATGGCGAAAATCTGGAACTCTGTTTTGAGAAAGCTGCAAATGCTGGGGCTCCATTATGGCATTTATGACTGAAGTGGATTATAGCTCAGCCAGGATATTAAGAAAAATGGAGCAAATGTGGGTAAATAGATATaagttacagatcagctatgatccaatAAAATGTTTGAACAGacctgaggggttgaatggccttctccttgCCCagacctctccacccctctcacccactccaacctctcaccctaggaatgtgcagccctccactccctctgttccaaccccaacctcaccatcaaaccggcagacaagggaggcgcggtagtagtttggcgcactgacctttacaccgctgaggctaaacgccagcttgcggacacctcctcctactgcccccttgaccatgaccccacctcccaccaccaaaccatcatctcccagaccatccaNNNNNNNNNNNNNNNNNNNNNNNNNNNNNNNNNNNNNNNNNNNNNNNNNNNNNNNNNNNNNNNNNNNNNNNNNNNNNNNNNNNNNNNNNNNNNNNNNNNNNNNNNNNNNNNNNNNNNNNNNNNNNNNNNNNNNNNNNNNNNNNNNNNNNNNNNNNNNNNNNNNNNNNNNNNNNNNNNNNNNNNNNNNNNNNNNNNNNNNNNNNNNNNNNNNNNNNNNNNNNNNNNNNNNNNNNNNNNNNNNNNNNNNNNNNNNNNNNNNNNNNNNNNNNNNNNNNNNNNNNNNNNNNNNNNNNNNNNNNNNNNNNNNNNNNNNNNNNNNNNNNNNNNNNNNNNNNNNNNNNNNNNNNNNNNNNNNNNNNNNNNNNNNNNNNNNNNNNNNNNNNNNNNNNNNNNNNNNNNNNNNNNNNNNNNNNNNNNNNNNNNNNNNNNNNNNNNNNNNNNNNNNNNNNNNNNNNNNNNNNNNNNNNNNNNNNNNNNNNNNNNNNNNNNNNNNNNNNNNNNNNNNNNNNNNNNNNNNNNNNNNNNNNNNNNNNNNNNNNNNNNNNNNNNNNNNNNNNNNNNNNNNNNNNNNNNNNNNNNNNNNNNNNNNNNNNNNNNNNNNNNNNNNNNNNNNNNNNNNNNNNNNNNNNNNNNNNNNNNNNNNNNNNNNNNNNNNNNNNNNNNNNNNNNNNNNNNNNNNNNNNNNNNNNNNNNNNNNNNNNNNNNNNNNNNNNNNNNNNNNNNNNNNNNNNNNNNNNNNNNNNNNNNNNNNNNNNNNNNNNNNNNNNNNNNNNNNNNNNNNNNNNNNNNNNNNNNNNNNNNNNNNNNNNNNNNNNNNNNNNNNNNNNNNNNNNNNNNNNNNNNNNNNNNNNNNNNNNNNNNNNNNNNNNNNNNNNNNNNNNNNNNNNNNNNNNNNNNNNNNNNNNNNNNNNNNNNNNNNNNNNNNNNNNNNNNNNNNNNNNNNNNNNNNNNNNNNNNNNNNNNNNNNNNNNNNNNNNNNNNNNNNNNNNNNNNNNNNNNNNNNNNNNNNNNNNNNNNNNNNNNNNNNNNNNNNNNNNNNNNNNNNNNNNNNNNNNNNNNNNNNNNNNNNNNNNNNNNNNNNNNNNNNNNNNNNNNNNNNNNNNNNNNNNNNNNNNNNNNNNNNNNNNNNNNNNNNNNNNNNNNNNNNNNNNNNNNNNNNNNNNNNNNNNNNNNNNNNNNNNNNNNNNNNNNNNNNNNNNNNNNNNNNNNNNNNNNNNNNNNNNNNNNNNNNNNNNNNNNNNNNNNNNNNNNNNNNNNNNATTTCTTGCagttacaggggaaggtgccgggagtggaggttgggttggtgcggTGGTTCctaaccttcctaacctgcaatcatcttcctgacctctccgcccccaccccactctggcctatcaccctcaccttgacctccctccacctatcgcatttccaaagcccctcccccaagtccctcctccctatcttttatattagcctgctggacacattttcctcattcctgaagaagggcttatgcccgaaacgtcgattctcctgttccttggatgctgcctgacctgccgcgcttttccagcaacacattttcagctctgatctccagcatctgcagccctcattttctcctcaatttCTGGCTCTGTCAGTGAAAGACTGCATAGTGAGTGCAGTTGGAATTGGCAGATTATCTTGTTTCAAGTACTGACACTAGCTGTCAGCTGCACCTGATGCTGCTTTGAGCTGAAGGTTTGCAGCCAGAAGGGGTCTCAGCGCTAACAAGCACGGCAATTCAATTGGATTCCAAACTCGGACGATCCCAGACAGGACAAATTCCCAGCCAGCTGGAGAGTAAAGGTTGACAGACTACTCTGTGAATATTCTTATCACTATTCAGGGTAAGGACCTGACATGCCTCTTTATCTTGCAACTTGGATCCTCATTATTTTAATATTGCTTGTGTCTTCTACTATGAAGGGAGTGACAATGTATTTGTTTATTGGCTCAAGTTTCTTATGAACCCTTTGCGGTACAATAATGTTATATAGTTGATATTAGTGTTTTAGATTTTCATATTTCAGCACTTCAAGGATTTGTAGCATAGTGACTGAAACTGAATCAAATTCAAGAACACCGCAAAGCAACATTTCTGTTCTTCCTCAAAATGGAATAATTTATTTCAGTACAAAATATTTTCTTGGTCCCTTTTAATGCCTCTTATTTGAGCAGATGGAGGTTGGGGAAGCTTTATTCTTGGCTAGGGCTGAATGTGGGGGAACAGGGGTGAAATATTTGGATGTTAATGTAAAGGCAGGGTTcccatgaaagaaatgaaaaaaatcttttcactgacatttttttGCTGCCAGGATACCAGGATTTAAAGCAGATTCACACCTAACCAAAGGCAATCTGAGCTTCTTAGTATCCATTGTCGGCTCAGTGGGGTCATGATCCACAGTTTAGCAAATGTGGTATGATATCCTTTTGAGAGGCCTGAGCTCAATGCTTCACCAAATAGacagaccctccgacaatgcagcactccctcagaactggccctccgacagtgcagcactcccttagtactggccctccaacagtgcagcacctcctcattTCTGACgaactgacagtgcagcactccctcagtactggccctccgacagtgcagcacctcctcattTCTGACgaaccgacagtgcagcactccctcagtactggccctccgacagtgcagcacctcctcatttctgaccaaccgacagtgcagcactccctcagtactgtccattcctcccccccccccccccgttagactgttgaatggacctctttaatttcaaatctaatgttgatcatgCTTTTGTGCACATCTTGTTCAGCTGTAACCTTGAATGCCTCGCTCTGactaaacaccctatgatctgtatatccttgtatgttatgatctatctgtactgctcacaaaacaaaacttttcactgtactgaggtacatgtgacaacaatcaaaccaaatcaacaatgaagcagtccctcagtactgaccttggGACAGACTACCTTGATCTTTACCTATGAGTGACCGGTTGGTGTAGTACAGtgttagtgtccctatctctgaaccagaaggtccagattcaagtcccattttcttgagaggtatgtcataacacaTAGCATCATAAAAGTTTTACACTATACAGACAGTTTGGCTAATTCTGTCTGTTGTAGTCAATAACATCTATCTATTCAAATCACAATTTCTAGCAATTAGCCCATAGTCCTGTATGATATGGTGTTTCAAGTGCATGTCTGAttacttcttaaatgtcttgagggttcctgcctctaGTCCCCTTATATGCAGCAAGTTACAGATAACATGTTGGGTGAAAAgatatttcctcaaatcccctctaaatctcctgctacCTACCTTAAAACGGAGCAGTGTGGTTACTGACCCCTTGATGAGGGTAAAACATCCTccctatctaagcccctcataACTCTGTATGCCGCAATCAAGTCACCCCACCTTCTCCACTCTCAAGGATAGTGACACCAGCCTAGCTAATCTCTGTTCATAGTTGAATTGTTCCAGGCCAGGccacatcctagtgaatctctaCTACACTCCCTccaatacaatcacatccttcctgcagtgtggtgaccagaagtgcacacagaaATCCAGCTGTGTCCTAACATTATACggtatacagctccatcataactccttcctcagtgccttaactaataaaggcaagtatccccataccttcttaaccactttatctactagtcctgctgccttcaagaaTCCATGGATATACACACCAACTTCCCTCTGTAGCCCATATTCTACGTTCTAAACAGAACCGCTTTCACATATGCAATATACACAGGAATGGCTGCTTTGCGACCTAGGGGGCGAGAGAGTTCCACTGACGGAGCAGCAACAGATACCTTGAGCAGAAAATGGTTTCAGGAGTAATTGCTGCAGGATGTTGAGTTTCCGCAGAGATTAATAACACTTCATGTATCCTGCCTCTCTCAGCTAAGATGTGGCttcctgttctggctgcagtCCTAGTGCCCGTCTGCACTGCTCTAGCGAACCGATATCATCACCGGCTGATCCGCTTCTACCGTCACCGATTCCTGGGCTGGTTGAGGACCTGTTTGACCGGGATCTCCCCGGAAGAACGGGCATTCCGTTATGTTTTGACCAACTCGACGCACGGGAAGCCCGAGAGTGTACTAAACACATTGGACGAGTGGTGTGGCAAATACGAGTGTGTGACCAGCACCGGGCCAGAAAAAGGTGGAGTCCACTCACTTATTCACTGTATCAAAACCTCCCGACTATCCTAGAGGATGAAAGGGTCATAAAAGCTATTCAGGACATCCAGCCCATCCTATCCCAAAACAATTCCACTGCCTCACACTGTCCTTATAGCCTTGTATTAATCCCACTGCCATGTAGCTCTATATCAATTCCAAAATTTATTCCACTACCTCACATtcttcccaaactaatcccactgccccacactgTCCACAAAGCCTTGTATCAAATCCAAACTAATCTCATTGTCACATAGCCCTACATAAATTCTAAAATTGATCCCACTGCTCCACACCCTCCCTGTAGCCTCGTATCTGTACCAAACTAATTCCATTGCCCTATAGCCATGCATCAATTCCATAATTAATGAAACTGCCCTATTCTCCCCTTAGCCATGTGTCAATCCCAAAACTAATCCTACCCTCTCCCCATGGATCTATATGAATCACTAAATTAATCCCACACTCTCCCTATAGTTTTGTATCAATCCCAAAAACTAATCCTACTGCCCTCTCCCTGTGAATCACAAAACTAATCCCACTCCCATCCACAAGACCTGTATTAATTCTAAAACTAATTCCACTACCCGACTGTCTCTCCATagttttgtatcttcctctgcctCATATTTATTCCACTTTCCCGCATAAAGATGGCCACAGTTATAAAGTGCATAAAAAATCAGCTGATGTGTGCACTGCAAACTGCCAGGTACAGAAATATAACACAAACCAGTTTTAGTGATGCAgactgaggaataaatattggacaAGGTCAGttcagggaatgctgttctccaCAAAACAATCACAAACTAAAACAACAACTGTCTTCTTAGATTATCATCTGAATTGAAGGTCAGCacttctaacagtgcagcacttcctctgtactgCACAGGGATGTCAATCTCCAGAGCTCAGAGCCTCTGAAGTGGCACTGGAACATTCATCTACTGGGGCAGAAGGTTGTAAGTGTGTGTCATCcacttaaaaaaaacatgcaaagtGAGTTTAATTGAGTAGCTCTTTCAAAatgccagcacagacatgatgggccaaagagcttcCTTCTGGCCTGTGGAAAACTGATCACGGGCTGCTGTTTGTAACTGTTGATGTTTTGCAGGTCAGATCCTCGAATCAGTAGTACAGCGTACTTGCCCAGTCAGGGCTCTTGAGCTGGGAACGAATTGTGGTTACTCTGCAATTCGCATTGCAAGGCACCTCAAACCCGAAGCGAAGCTGTACACTTTGGAGCAAGATCCCAAAACTGCTGAAGTGGCTGAGGAAATGATCCTGGTGGCAGGACTGAAACACTCGCAGGTAACTAAGGTTGTCCGTTACTAAAGTCCCAGTACTAGGTTTGGGGGGAGGGTGCTATCACAAGCCCATACCCCTGTCCCATCTCATGGTTCTCATTGAAGGGGAACAttggcaggaggccattcagcccagtcaagcctgttacacaggaaatggaagaagacattcattcattcattgttcatTACACATGGGTCTTATTTGAACTTGGCATCAAACTTGCATTTCTGTCAGTGCAGCGTTCTCTCTCACTGCAGTGTCATACTCCGATCGctggaatgggaattgaacccttgccTTCCTGATCGAAAGGCAAGTGCAATGTACTGAACCACAGAAACCAAGCACCTTGACAACTCTGGCTTCCCATCCAGTGGAACCTTTATAGCTGTCAAGTGTTCATCTGTTCAAAGCCCCTCTCACTGAAATACATGGGGGGCTCATTGTACATTCAGTTCTGACAGATCTCTCATCTCCCCAGTTCCAAGTGGTTACTGGATCTCCTGCTGAGGTCATTCCTCGATTCAAGACATCACCCAGGGTGGAGACATTCgattttgtgtttctgaaccaggGGCAGGGTGCAGACTATCTGAGGAACCTCTGTCTGCTGGAGAAGGAGGGGCTGCTGTCAAAAGGCTCAGTGATTCTGGCCAATAATGTAACTCATTCAGAGGCAGCTGGATTCCTCAGTTCGGTCCGTAGTGACCCTCACTATCGCACCGCATTCCACCCCTGCACTGCTCCTTATGAGAAGGACGTCGCTGATGGAATGGAAGAGTTAGTTTTCCTGAAGGACAATGGAGAAAGAAACTAAGTTgtacctcactctctccctggagTTGGGAGAAACGGTCAGTGTTTTTATTGAGTGGGTCTTCCTCATTTGGAGATG includes the following:
- the LOC122556882 gene encoding transmembrane O-methyltransferase homolog, coding for MWLPVLAAVLVPVCTALANRYHHRLIRFYRHRFLGWLRTCLTGISPEERAFRYVLTNSTHGKPESVLNTLDEWCGKYECVTSTGPEKGQILESVVQRTCPVRALELGTNCGYSAIRIARHLKPEAKLYTLEQDPKTAEVAEEMILVAGLKHSQFQVVTGSPAEVIPRFKTSPRVETFDFVFLNQGQGADYLRNLCLLEKEGLLSKGSVILANNVTHSEAAGFLSSVRSDPHYRTAFHPCTAPYEKDVADGMEELVFLKDNGERN